In a genomic window of Streptomyces sp. NBC_01231:
- a CDS encoding ATP-grasp domain-containing protein: protein MITTLLVANRGEIACRVFRTCHDLGIRTVAVHSDADDNALHTRAADATVRLPGAAPADTYLRGDLIVKAAVAAGADAVHPGYGFLSENADFARAVLDAGLVWIGPPPEAIEAMASKTRAKELMGIASLSRVTEADLPVLVKAAAGGGGRGMRIVRRLDELDAALEGARAEAASAFGNGEVFIEPYMEGGRHVEVQILADTHGTVWPLGTRDCSLQRRHQKVIEEAPAPGLPEELTRELHALAVRAARAVDYAGAGTVEFLVADGKAHFLEMNTRLQVEHPVTEAVFGLDLVAQQIRVAEGAALDTDPPLPSGHAVEARLYAEDPSTDWTPQTGTLHRLAVPDGIRLDTGYGDGDTIGVHYDPMLAKIVAHAPTRAEAVRKLASALDGATLQGPLTNRDLLVRSLRHPEFTSARMNTGFSDRHLAELTEPAPDPHAPLAAALSDAQGPSRFGGWRNVPSQPQVKRYETAGEEVEVHYRHTRTGLAADGVLVVHADARLVVLEVDGVRRKFEVARYGDEVYVNNTALRSLPRFPDPAAQLAPGSLVAPMPGTVVRVAEGLTEGTAVQAGQPLLWLEAMKMEHRITAPVTGTLSALNAVPGQQVTVGSLLAVVQPT, encoded by the coding sequence ATGATCACGACACTCCTCGTCGCCAACCGCGGCGAGATCGCCTGCCGCGTCTTCCGCACCTGCCACGACCTCGGCATCCGCACGGTCGCCGTGCACTCCGACGCCGACGACAACGCGCTCCACACGCGCGCGGCCGACGCGACGGTACGACTGCCGGGCGCGGCGCCCGCCGACACCTACCTGCGCGGCGACCTGATCGTGAAAGCCGCCGTCGCCGCGGGCGCGGACGCCGTGCACCCCGGCTACGGCTTCCTCTCCGAGAACGCCGACTTCGCCCGCGCCGTCCTCGACGCGGGCCTGGTCTGGATCGGCCCGCCCCCGGAGGCGATCGAGGCGATGGCGTCCAAGACGCGCGCCAAGGAACTGATGGGGATCGCGTCCCTGTCCCGGGTCACCGAGGCCGACCTGCCCGTACTCGTGAAGGCGGCCGCGGGCGGCGGCGGGCGCGGGATGCGGATCGTACGCCGACTCGACGAGCTGGACGCCGCCCTGGAGGGCGCGCGCGCCGAAGCCGCGAGCGCCTTCGGGAACGGCGAGGTGTTCATCGAGCCGTACATGGAGGGCGGCCGCCACGTCGAGGTGCAGATCCTCGCCGACACGCACGGCACGGTCTGGCCCCTGGGCACCCGGGACTGCTCCCTCCAGCGCCGCCACCAGAAGGTGATCGAGGAGGCCCCGGCACCCGGACTCCCCGAGGAGCTCACCCGGGAACTGCACGCCCTGGCCGTACGCGCCGCCCGCGCGGTGGACTACGCCGGCGCCGGCACGGTCGAGTTCCTGGTCGCCGACGGCAAAGCCCACTTCCTGGAGATGAACACCCGCCTCCAGGTCGAACACCCGGTCACCGAAGCCGTCTTCGGCCTCGACCTGGTCGCCCAGCAGATCCGCGTCGCCGAGGGCGCCGCACTGGACACCGACCCGCCGCTCCCGTCCGGCCACGCCGTCGAGGCCCGCCTCTACGCCGAGGACCCATCGACCGACTGGACCCCCCAGACCGGCACCCTGCACCGCCTCGCCGTCCCCGACGGCATCCGACTGGACACGGGCTACGGCGACGGCGACACGATCGGCGTCCACTACGACCCCATGCTCGCCAAGATCGTCGCCCACGCGCCCACACGCGCGGAGGCGGTCCGCAAACTGGCATCAGCCCTGGACGGAGCGACACTCCAAGGCCCCCTCACGAACCGGGACCTCCTCGTACGGTCGCTACGGCACCCGGAGTTCACCTCCGCCCGCATGAACACAGGCTTCTCCGACCGCCACCTCGCCGAACTCACCGAACCGGCCCCCGACCCGCACGCTCCCCTGGCCGCCGCCCTGTCCGACGCCCAGGGCCCCTCCCGCTTCGGCGGCTGGCGCAACGTCCCGTCCCAGCCGCAGGTCAAGCGCTACGAGACGGCGGGCGAGGAGGTCGAGGTCCACTACCGGCACACCCGCACGGGCCTCGCGGCGGACGGGGTCCTGGTCGTCCACGCCGACGCGCGTCTCGTCGTACTGGAAGTGGACGGCGTGCGCAGGAAGTTCGAGGTGGCGCGCTACGGCGACGAGGTGTACGTCAACAACACCGCGCTGAGATCCCTGCCCCGCTTCCCGGACCCGGCGGCCCAACTGGCGCCGGGTTCCCTAGTGGCTCCGATGCCGGGCACGGTGGTGCGAGTGGCGGAGGGCTTGACCGAGGGAACCGCAGTGCAGGCCGGCCAGCCCCTGCTCTGGCTGGAGGCGATGAAGATGGAACACAGGATCACGGCACCGGTGACGGGCACCTTGAGCGCCTTGAACGCTGTTCCCGGCCAACAGGTGACGGTCGGCTCT